A genomic region of Methyloceanibacter stevinii contains the following coding sequences:
- a CDS encoding lytic transglycosylase domain-containing protein — translation MKEWVGIYGDPRDPDVDPVDWIERIPFTETRRYVIKIMETLQLYRSRLAGPENALHLVQDLNRGRRVPPSETASVQPVSTTAKTP, via the coding sequence GTGAAGGAGTGGGTTGGGATCTACGGCGACCCCCGGGATCCCGATGTGGACCCGGTCGACTGGATCGAGCGCATCCCGTTCACGGAGACGCGGCGCTACGTGATCAAGATCATGGAGACGCTGCAGCTCTATCGCTCCCGTCTGGCCGGTCCTGAAAACGCCCTTCACCTGGTCCAGGATCTCAACAGAGGTAGACGCGTGCCTCCCTCCGAGACCGCTTCGGTCCAGCCCGTCTCAACCACGGCAAAAACCCCTTAA
- a CDS encoding transglycosylase SLT domain-containing protein — protein sequence MQLMPATARGVARRYNVTYSKSKLTNPAYNTQLGEAFLNDLITNYDGSYFMALAAYNAGPGA from the coding sequence ATGCAGCTCATGCCGGCCACGGCACGCGGCGTCGCGCGCCGCTACAATGTCACCTACTCCAAGTCCAAGCTCACCAACCCGGCTTACAATACGCAGCTCGGCGAAGCGTTCCTCAACGACCTGATCACGAATTACGACGGTTCGTACTTCATGGCCCTCGCGGCCTACAACGCCGGTCCCGGCGCGTGA
- a CDS encoding alpha/beta fold hydrolase — MRLYARHYPAPDESYRSVICLAGLTRNSRDFHALATYLSTHPETPRNVYCLDYRGRGQSEFDPNWRNYMPNVELDDVLDFLTIQGLHQVGIVGTSRGGIVTMLMAAARPTVMGPVVLNDIGPVIETRGLARIMNYVRRMPTPKTWADAMQIMRDINERGFPGNTDAQWDQMARSVFEERKGRLVLSYDRKLAKAMSTTDLSRPFPPLWPEFIALSKMPTFVIRGEYSDILSADTLNEMVERHPNLRSMTIPEQGHAPTLAERDQIEAIASFFAVND; from the coding sequence TTGAGGCTGTACGCGCGCCACTACCCGGCTCCGGACGAGAGCTATCGCAGTGTCATCTGCCTCGCAGGGCTGACGCGCAATTCCCGCGACTTCCATGCCCTGGCGACTTATCTGTCCACTCATCCCGAAACGCCCCGGAATGTCTATTGTCTCGACTATCGCGGGCGCGGTCAGTCGGAGTTCGATCCGAACTGGCGCAACTACATGCCCAACGTGGAGTTGGACGACGTCCTCGACTTCCTGACCATTCAGGGCCTGCACCAGGTCGGAATCGTCGGGACATCCCGGGGCGGAATCGTCACCATGCTGATGGCAGCCGCGCGGCCGACCGTCATGGGGCCCGTCGTCCTCAACGACATCGGCCCGGTCATCGAGACGAGAGGCCTTGCGCGGATCATGAACTATGTCCGGCGCATGCCCACGCCCAAGACCTGGGCGGACGCCATGCAGATCATGCGGGATATCAATGAGCGCGGGTTCCCGGGCAACACCGACGCCCAGTGGGACCAGATGGCCCGCAGCGTTTTCGAAGAGCGCAAAGGGCGGCTCGTTCTGTCTTACGACCGCAAGCTTGCCAAGGCGATGAGCACGACCGATCTCAGCCGTCCCTTCCCGCCCCTTTGGCCGGAATTCATTGCCCTGAGCAAAATGCCCACCTTTGTCATTCGCGGTGAGTATTCGGATATTCTCAGCGCCGATACGCTGAACGAGATGGTCGAGCGCCACCCGAACTTGCGCTCCATGACAATTCCCGAACAGGGACATGCGCCGACGCTGGCCGAGCGCGATCAGATCGAGGCCATCGCGTCGTTTTTCGCTGTGAACGATTAG